One genomic window of Euleptes europaea isolate rEulEur1 chromosome 8, rEulEur1.hap1, whole genome shotgun sequence includes the following:
- the NDUFV2 gene encoding NADH dehydrogenase [ubiquinone] flavoprotein 2, mitochondrial → MGLVYCISDHQLLPDVALQQQLSKLMKLGAIHVGIFCLYKIHCRPSKENIYKLQLQNHNLLCLHIGFKVKQIRCFHATAARISAGGALFVHRDTPENNPDTPFDFTPENYKRIEAIVNNFPEGHRSSAVMPVLDLAQRQNGWLPISAMNKVAEVLQMPPMRVYEVATFYTMYNRKPVGKYHIQICTTTPCMLRDSDGILEAIQKKLGIKAGETTPDKLFTLIEVECLGACVNAPMVQINDNYYEDLTPKDMEDIIDELKAGKVPKPGPRSGRFSCEPAGELTSLTEPPKGPGFGVRSDL, encoded by the exons ATGGGTCTTGTCTACTGCATCAGCGATCATCAGCTATTGCCTGATGTGGCACTGCAGCAGCAGTTATCAAAACTGATGAAGCTGGGCGCTATTCATGTAGGAA TCTTCTGCTTGTACAAAATTCATTGTAGACCTAGCAAGGAAAATATCTATAAGTTGCAACTGCAGAATCACAACCTTCTGTGTTTGCATATTGGTTTTAAGGTGAAGCAGATCCGCTGTTTTCATGCAACAGCTGCGCGCATTAGTGCTGGTGGAGCCTTGTTTGTG caCAGAGATACTCCTGAAAACAATCCAGATACCCCATTTGATTTTACACCTGAAAATTATAAG AGAATAGAGGCAATAGTAAACAACTTCCCAGAGGGACACCGATCTTCGGCTGTGATGCCAGTCCTTGATCTAGCCCAAAGACAGAATGGATGGCTACCTATATCAGCTATGAATAAG GTTGCTGAGGTTCTTCAGATGCCTCCCATGAGAGTATATGAAGTAGCAACCTTTTACACCATGTATAATCGTAAACCTGTTGGAAAGTACCATATTCAGATTTGTACCACTACACCTTGCATGTTGCGAGACTCTGATGGCATCTTAGAAGCCATCCAGAAGAAGCTTG GTATAAAAGCAGGGGAAACAACGCCTGATAAACTCTTCACACTGATTGAAGTAGAATGCTTGGGTGCCTGTGTAAATGCACCTATGGTCCAAATAAACGATAACTATTAC GAAGACCTGACCCCAAAAGACATGGAAGACATAATTGATGAACTAAAAGCTGGAAAAGTTCCAAAACCTGGCCCAAG gAGCGGGCGCTTCTCATGTGAGCCGGCTGGTGAACTGACTTCTCTGACAGAACCACCCAAAGGACCTGGTTTTGGAGTTCGGTCAGACCTTTAA